From a single Mus musculus strain C57BL/6J chromosome 12, GRCm38.p6 C57BL/6J genomic region:
- the Ccdc71l gene encoding coiled-coil domain-containing protein 71L, giving the protein MRRGVKRRRRRPRAAWGGGYGAEGGAGLEALEEKVVYSRSQLSLAGSTEALGDAFKLFMPSSTEFMSSEAELWSFLCSLKHQFSPHILRSKDVYGYSSCRALVPDPPAPDSRPARRPRPRATPRRRRRGARAAADTRRPRPAAAAAEPGPPASSFGGRTLEEIWRAATPTLTSFPTIRVGDDVWGERSLAVARRRASQVLRVDLDPVVRLRRFPVHRL; this is encoded by the coding sequence ATGCGACGCGGCGTGAAGAGGCGGCGGCGCCGGCCCCGGGCTGCCTGGGGCGGCGGCTACGGAGCGGAAGGAGGGGCCGGGCTGGAGGCGCTGGAGGAGAAGGTGGTGTACTCGCGGTCGCAACTGTCGCTGGCCGGAAGCACGGAGGCGCTGGGCGACGCCTTCAAGCTCTTCATGCCCAGCAGCACGGAGTTCATGAGCTCGGAAGCGGAGCTCTGGAGCTTCCTCTGCAGCCTCAAGCACCAGTTCTCCCCGCACATCCTGCGCAGCAAGGACGTCTACGGCTACTCCTCGTGCCGGGCACTGGTGCCCGACCCCCCGGCGCCCGACAGCCGCCCCGCGCGCCGGCCGCGCCCGCGCGCAACGCCCAGGAGGAGGCGCCGTGGAGCTCGGGCTGCCGCGGACACCCGTAGGCCGCGCCCCGCCGCTGCGGCCGCGGAGCCCGGGCCTCCCGCATCCAGCTTCGGGGGCCGCACCCTGGAGGAGATCTGGAGGGCGGCCACCCCGACGCTGACCAGCTTCCCGACCATCCGCGTCGGCGACGACGTGTGGGGCGAGCGCAGCCTGGCGGTGGCGCGGCGCAGGGCGAGCCAAGTGCTGCGAGTGGACCTGGACCCGGTGGTGAGGCTGCGCCGCTTCCCGGTGCACCGGCTGTGA